The sequence TGTCGATCGGATCTTTACGAATCGTCCCCTCGAACATCGCCTGCTTGCCATGCCGCACACGATACGGCACGGTTTTCGATCCATCCCAGTTCTCAACGCGGAAGTGGGCACTCCAACCAGGGAACAGAACTTCCTCCTTGGCAATCTCAATCCACTCGCCGTCTGGCTTGATTTCCAATCGAGCTTCGCGTGCTTCGTCTGGTTTCAACGGAAACAACTGGGCGGTCATTTTCAGCACACCGCGATCTTGGGTGTACACCGCAAAGGCAACCACTTCGTCGCGCGGGACCAACATCGGCGGAGGGGGAGTCTTACCGTTCGCTTTCTTCTCCCACCAGTTGCCCACAGCCAACGAGTCCAACCGTTTGTGGTCTGCACCGAATGGCATCGCCGGATCGATTTTCGCAGGGGCTGCACGGTCTTGCCCCGAAACCAGAGCGGCTGGGCCTCCCCAGGCAAACAGGGAAGAAAGCTTCAGCCAAATACGTCGAGAGAGCTTCATGATCTTTGCTTACGAATAGATAAAAGCAGGCAGGACATTCGATCCTTATATTTTGGCGCAAACCGATACTCCAACAACCACTTTTCCCTCTTTCTAGCAAAAAACCGCACGAAGAATCCTCACAGCAGAGAAAAAAACGCCCAGCCCCGGCGCGTTAGGGCGGCTTTAATAGTTAGTTAGCTTATCGAGAACGAAATACGCCCACGACTCAAAATACCGAGCCTTCGAGAAACGTCCGACGCTTAGAAGCGGCCAAGGCTTCCCCCGCTCTGAAGTAACTCATAAACAAGATTACAACACTAATGCAACAAATCGTGGCCCATAATTCCCAAGGCAAACCCCAGCACCGCGCCCAGTGGCGGCGCCCAGGCGTTTTCGAGTCGTACGCCGGGTGCGATATCTTGAAACACTAGAAACAAAATCCCGCCTCCGGCAATCATCTTGATCACTGCTACCAGCGTCGGAAATTGGGCCAGCAGAAAGTAGCCACTCAGTCCGGCGATTGGCCCAAGCATCGCCAGACCTGCGAAAACAACCACGATCTTAAAACCGGTCAGCCCTGGTCCGCGATTCATTTCGCGATAGGCATTAAAGCCTTCCGGAAAGTTCTGCAAGCCAATCAGAAAAGCCAGCAGCAATCCAGAATCGCCGCCGGTGCTGAAAACGGCTCCGAGGGCCATTGCTTCTGGAATGAAATCAGCCAGCATCGCAACCAATTGACTGGTCGCACTTTTCCTGCGTGCCAACACGATATCGAGCCCGCAAAACGCGAGCCCCCCAACAACGAACCAAGAAACTGACGCCATCGGGCTTAGCACGGCACTAGCTTCCGGCACTAAAACCAACGCGACGGCAGAAAACAACGCCCCGCCACCAAACGCCAAGACGGCATGCCGAAATTCTTCCTCCAACCAATCAGGGTGAATCCGTTCAAAACGGGCCAAAATAGCCCCTGCCGGCATCGATAAGCCAGCCAACAGAGTC comes from Bremerella cremea and encodes:
- a CDS encoding ZIP family metal transporter, with the protein product MATWITVALLTLLAGLSMPAGAILARFERIHPDWLEEEFRHAVLAFGGGALFSAVALVLVPEASAVLSPMASVSWFVVGGLAFCGLDIVLARRKSATSQLVAMLADFIPEAMALGAVFSTGGDSGLLLAFLIGLQNFPEGFNAYREMNRGPGLTGFKIVVVFAGLAMLGPIAGLSGYFLLAQFPTLVAVIKMIAGGGILFLVFQDIAPGVRLENAWAPPLGAVLGFALGIMGHDLLH